From one Citrobacter sp. Marseille-Q6884 genomic stretch:
- a CDS encoding fimbria/pilus outer membrane usher protein: MSAINPHWWWLLLSSTTPVFATDYTFDESLLLGSGYEKGLAQFNDHAAIAAGRYSVDIWLNGKFVSREDVLFQQNSEGQIAPCLSAKFWNEQGVKATTELPEDACIEPGSWISGGQWDFDQGLLRLNLSVPQAALKRVPQDYVPPSQWQSGESVLFSNYNLHIYHNKNGGQQSDYGWLGLNSGFNLGSWQFRQQSSANWRRDDNRESQRWDALQTWLQHPIAKLESVLTVGESYTSGNLLGSMAFTGIKLETDQRMWPQSRRGYAPEIRGTASTPSRVVIKQNGRTLYETSVPQGPFVLDDLPNTAWDGDLQVEITGADGNKSGYTVPYASVPLSLRPGAWRYGLVAGKNRDYSAADSLFTDFTLERGVTNLLTANGALRIGDDYQALMMGGVLATTMGAFGVDITGSQARVASQSLSGWRLQTQWSKTFSPTGTHVALAGYRYSTEGYRDYGDVLGERSVRGGDTQWHSDTLRQRNQFTATVNQTLGGYGNLWVSGSMMDYYGDRGSSSQLQAGYNTTLGRVTLGVSFSRQDTWWRNGNDTQAQTENVATLTLSIPFGVGEREHTLALSASQAQQAGRNAQMALSGALDSEETLNYALSTGWQQGQDGAGNVSDWSGSLQKSTSFGTLNGSISQAPNYQQWTAGMRGAVVLHRHGVIAGPWVGDTFALVEAPGAAGARVGGGQGATVNNAGYALVSSLTPYRYNNVTLDGSEMNTHAELQESQRRIAPMAGAAVKLRFATLSGYPLLITVNSKVTLPVGMSVTDGQGRVVGMVAQGNQVYARVEGEQGRLTLEGADCTLPWALNEQQRTEPLIALTLTCVVKG; the protein is encoded by the coding sequence GTGGTTACTTCTGTCCAGTACAACACCCGTTTTTGCAACCGATTACACGTTTGATGAGTCGTTATTGCTGGGCAGTGGTTATGAAAAAGGCCTGGCGCAGTTTAACGATCACGCGGCTATCGCTGCCGGGCGATACAGTGTGGATATCTGGCTGAACGGGAAGTTTGTGAGCAGAGAGGATGTGCTGTTTCAACAGAATAGCGAAGGTCAGATTGCGCCCTGTCTTTCGGCGAAATTCTGGAATGAGCAGGGTGTTAAGGCGACAACTGAACTGCCGGAGGATGCCTGTATTGAACCTGGCTCATGGATCAGTGGCGGGCAATGGGATTTCGACCAGGGTCTGCTGCGCCTGAATTTGAGCGTGCCACAGGCAGCACTTAAACGCGTGCCGCAGGATTATGTTCCTCCCTCGCAATGGCAGAGTGGCGAAAGTGTTTTGTTCAGCAATTACAACCTGCACATCTATCACAATAAAAATGGTGGACAGCAAAGCGATTATGGCTGGCTGGGACTTAACAGCGGCTTCAACCTGGGCAGTTGGCAATTTCGCCAACAGTCTTCTGCTAACTGGCGTCGTGATGATAATCGTGAAAGCCAGCGTTGGGACGCGCTACAAACCTGGCTGCAGCATCCTATCGCAAAACTGGAAAGCGTATTGACCGTTGGTGAAAGTTATACATCAGGTAATTTGCTTGGCAGCATGGCGTTTACTGGCATCAAGCTGGAAACCGATCAGCGCATGTGGCCACAGTCGCGTCGTGGCTATGCGCCAGAAATTCGGGGGACGGCCTCAACGCCTTCGCGCGTGGTGATCAAGCAAAATGGCCGCACGCTGTACGAAACCAGCGTGCCGCAAGGTCCTTTCGTGCTTGATGATTTACCGAATACGGCCTGGGACGGCGATTTGCAGGTTGAGATCACCGGCGCTGATGGCAACAAGAGTGGTTATACCGTGCCTTATGCCAGCGTGCCGTTGTCACTGCGTCCTGGTGCGTGGCGTTATGGACTGGTCGCAGGAAAAAACCGTGATTACAGTGCGGCCGACAGTTTATTTACCGATTTCACACTGGAGCGCGGGGTCACCAATTTACTGACTGCGAACGGAGCCTTGCGTATCGGTGATGATTACCAGGCACTGATGATGGGCGGTGTGCTGGCAACGACAATGGGGGCTTTTGGCGTTGATATCACCGGTTCGCAGGCGCGGGTCGCCTCTCAGTCCCTGAGTGGCTGGCGCCTGCAAACCCAGTGGAGTAAAACGTTCAGCCCGACAGGTACGCATGTGGCGCTGGCCGGGTATCGCTATTCAACAGAAGGTTACCGTGATTATGGTGATGTGCTGGGCGAGCGAAGTGTGAGAGGGGGCGACACGCAGTGGCATTCGGACACCCTGCGCCAGCGTAACCAGTTCACCGCGACGGTAAACCAGACACTGGGTGGATACGGAAACCTGTGGGTTTCGGGCTCGATGATGGATTACTACGGCGATCGGGGAAGCAGTTCGCAATTGCAGGCCGGATACAACACCACACTCGGACGCGTCACGCTTGGTGTCTCCTTTAGCAGGCAAGACACCTGGTGGCGCAATGGAAATGATACCCAGGCACAAACAGAGAATGTCGCCACACTCACGCTCTCGATACCGTTTGGCGTGGGTGAGCGCGAGCATACGCTGGCGCTTTCTGCGAGTCAGGCACAGCAGGCTGGGCGCAATGCGCAGATGGCGTTATCGGGCGCACTCGACAGTGAGGAAACGCTCAATTACGCGCTGTCCACGGGCTGGCAACAAGGGCAGGATGGCGCTGGCAACGTGAGCGACTGGAGCGGGTCTCTGCAAAAAAGTACCTCATTCGGCACGCTGAACGGCAGTATCTCGCAGGCACCGAACTATCAGCAATGGACTGCGGGTATGCGTGGGGCCGTCGTTTTGCACCGCCATGGCGTCATCGCAGGCCCCTGGGTGGGAGACACCTTTGCTCTGGTGGAAGCACCGGGCGCAGCGGGTGCCCGGGTCGGCGGCGGGCAGGGCGCCACCGTCAATAATGCCGGTTACGCCCTGGTATCGTCATTAACGCCTTATCGCTATAACAACGTGACGCTCGACGGTAGCGAAATGAACACCCACGCTGAACTACAAGAGAGTCAGCGACGTATTGCGCCGATGGCCGGTGCCGCCGTCAAATTGCGTTTCGCAACATTGTCAGGTTATCCATTGCTCATCACGGTGAACAGCAAGGTAACGCTGCCTGTAGGGATGTCCGTGACCGATGGGCAGGGGCGCGTGGTAGGTATGGTGGCACAGGGGAATCAGGTTTATGCCCGTGTGGAGGGAGAGCAGGGAAGACTGACGCTCGAAGGGGCTGATTGCACGCTACCGTGGGCACTTAACGAACAACAACGCACAGAACCGCTGATTGCATTAACGCTGACCTGCGTGGTGAAAGGATGA
- a CDS encoding fimbrial protein produces the protein MKRLILVLVLLPSGVHAACEYIIYPYKSGSSSAQGSHRLSSATDGVANDWRSGGGNDAWNGVLPGLSKSVDITSNSSFQPAGTILTSSGGIPFTTYAHKGGGYDPEQVFFRCTPDTAGQLYEAWSTNGDDAYAGWYEATDVPGAYLTVIKNVALRLTHDATGSVFTDSWQQRPLENLDLDANGNYLIKAKNFSTISAELIKTLDTRYYLNQAQSATYNGYVNPNAYVVFRGPGTTSWGINIGQPHRGGNWAGWANDWPSVISLYNNGITIKRAAMCQVTDFTPVVHLPVITVAQLKQGEYSSAPFQIGFACESAVISGVATGKNNVAMGLLAPESSVNSAWGFNLITGKTVTWLLDTQYGAPGHARGVGVRVYRAGNPVNFMAVSTAGSGTEGGWMPVIGSNTQQNGSQDGVNYYSETFEARLASFGADTVTAGSYQSHVQVLLRIQ, from the coding sequence ATGAAACGACTTATTCTGGTGTTAGTCTTGCTTCCCTCGGGGGTACACGCGGCTTGCGAATACATTATCTATCCCTATAAATCCGGTAGCAGCAGTGCGCAAGGTTCGCATCGTCTCAGTTCCGCTACCGATGGCGTTGCGAATGACTGGCGTTCTGGCGGCGGCAACGATGCCTGGAACGGAGTGCTGCCGGGGCTCAGTAAATCGGTTGATATCACCAGTAACAGCAGTTTCCAGCCCGCAGGGACAATCCTGACATCCAGCGGTGGGATTCCGTTTACGACCTATGCACATAAGGGCGGGGGCTACGATCCAGAGCAGGTCTTTTTCCGCTGTACGCCGGATACCGCCGGGCAGCTCTATGAGGCCTGGTCAACCAACGGCGATGATGCTTATGCCGGCTGGTATGAGGCCACAGATGTACCAGGCGCCTATTTAACCGTGATTAAGAATGTTGCCTTGCGCCTGACCCATGACGCAACGGGCAGCGTCTTTACCGATAGCTGGCAACAACGCCCGTTGGAAAATCTGGATCTCGACGCCAATGGCAATTACCTGATTAAAGCCAAAAACTTTTCCACGATAAGTGCAGAGCTTATCAAAACGCTGGATACGCGCTATTACCTCAATCAGGCACAGTCCGCCACCTATAACGGTTATGTGAATCCCAATGCTTATGTGGTTTTTCGCGGGCCGGGAACAACGTCCTGGGGGATTAACATCGGGCAGCCACATCGTGGCGGCAACTGGGCCGGCTGGGCCAATGACTGGCCGTCGGTGATAAGCCTGTACAACAACGGGATCACCATCAAACGCGCGGCAATGTGCCAGGTTACGGACTTTACCCCGGTCGTGCATCTGCCTGTTATTACGGTAGCTCAACTTAAACAAGGGGAATATTCCTCTGCGCCTTTTCAGATAGGTTTTGCCTGCGAATCAGCGGTTATTTCGGGCGTTGCGACCGGGAAGAATAATGTGGCGATGGGGTTACTGGCACCCGAAAGTAGCGTCAACAGCGCCTGGGGTTTTAATTTGATCACCGGGAAAACGGTAACCTGGCTGCTTGATACGCAATACGGTGCGCCAGGGCATGCGCGTGGCGTTGGCGTGCGCGTTTATCGGGCCGGTAATCCTGTGAATTTTATGGCGGTATCGACAGCAGGCAGCGGCACAGAAGGCGGCTGGATGCCGGTTATTGGCAGCAATACGCAGCAAAATGGGAGTCAGGATGGCGTCAATTACTACAGTGAAACCTTCGAAGCTCGGCTGGCCAGTTTTGGGGCAGATACGGTAACCGCAGGGAGTTATCAATCACATGTACAAGTTTTATTGCGTATTCAGTAG
- a CDS encoding molecular chaperone, with protein sequence MYKFYCVFSSLWLLAFDVQAAVNINTTRVIFNHGETLRTVMLVNDGGYPVVVQSWVDDGSPENGPSQASAPFIVLPPVLKIQPGDQRELRIMTTGKGLADDRESLFWLNIYQIPPEMSTPSTGEKVRLTLRNQLKVLWRPQNTGVLTEKTVNRLSFHYQDGAIYAVNESSWNITLANVSSGDYSTSGIVVSPYSRRMIFNSAAPEMRENKINFTVINDEGNRWGFSAVVN encoded by the coding sequence ATGTACAAGTTTTATTGCGTATTCAGTAGCCTTTGGCTATTGGCATTTGACGTACAGGCAGCCGTCAATATCAACACGACCAGGGTTATCTTCAACCATGGAGAGACGCTACGTACAGTGATGTTAGTGAACGATGGCGGTTATCCGGTGGTGGTGCAAAGCTGGGTAGATGACGGTTCGCCAGAAAATGGGCCGTCACAAGCCAGTGCACCTTTCATCGTCCTGCCACCGGTACTGAAAATCCAGCCGGGAGATCAGCGAGAGCTGCGGATCATGACCACCGGTAAAGGGCTTGCCGACGATCGTGAATCACTATTCTGGCTTAACATTTATCAAATTCCGCCGGAGATGAGCACACCGTCAACTGGTGAAAAAGTGCGCTTAACGCTTCGAAATCAGCTAAAAGTCCTATGGAGACCTCAAAATACAGGTGTGTTAACTGAAAAAACCGTCAATCGTCTGAGCTTTCACTATCAAGATGGAGCGATTTATGCTGTAAATGAGAGTTCATGGAATATAACACTGGCAAATGTTTCTTCGGGAGACTATTCCACAAGCGGAATAGTGGTTTCTCCGTATTCCCGGCGTATGATTTTTAATTCAGCTGCTCCTGAAATGCGAGAGAATAAGATAAACTTTACAGTGATTAACGATGAAGGAAATCGTTGGGGATTTTCAGCTGTCGTGAATTAA
- a CDS encoding transcriptional regulator — protein MANVFLLNSSVVFWPELNVLHAKSDDSKRITLSNPATRCLLLLIQQQGQVIERDYFFEHVWFINGAQVTNNTFYQNISLLRRAFKELGLNEELIVTVPKVGIRLEPQLDVLEQEIDEIVYEEPVVAEIATIKPTPKPSNKQALWWIVAGVICCFLASFVTWQLQFDSRLSRYVPLNVGEGCHWYANPDVLKFDKHQKFIQTSTLDCQSYPWIYLTLYPNFPRMSALTCRQKYSRWQDNDCVTHYYFTESRNVGT, from the coding sequence ATGGCAAACGTTTTTTTGCTCAACAGCAGCGTTGTATTCTGGCCAGAGCTAAATGTATTACACGCAAAATCAGATGACTCGAAACGCATAACGTTAAGTAACCCGGCAACTCGTTGTTTATTATTGTTAATTCAACAACAAGGGCAGGTTATTGAACGTGATTATTTTTTCGAACATGTCTGGTTTATTAACGGCGCCCAGGTCACCAATAATACCTTCTATCAGAATATTTCATTGCTGCGCCGCGCGTTTAAAGAGCTTGGTCTGAATGAAGAACTGATTGTCACCGTGCCGAAAGTCGGGATACGCCTGGAACCGCAACTGGACGTACTGGAGCAAGAGATCGATGAGATCGTTTACGAGGAGCCCGTCGTCGCCGAGATTGCCACGATTAAGCCAACACCGAAACCCTCGAATAAACAGGCACTTTGGTGGATTGTGGCAGGGGTAATCTGCTGTTTTTTAGCCTCATTCGTCACCTGGCAGTTGCAATTTGATTCCCGACTTAGCCGTTATGTGCCGCTGAATGTAGGGGAGGGATGTCACTGGTATGCAAATCCGGATGTGTTGAAGTTCGATAAGCATCAAAAATTTATACAAACCAGTACATTGGATTGCCAAAGTTACCCGTGGATTTATCTCACGCTGTATCCGAATTTCCCGCGGATGTCTGCATTAACCTGCCGACAGAAATATAGCCGCTGGCAGGATAATGATTGCGTGACACACTATTATTTCACGGAGTCCAGAAATGTGGGTACGTAA
- a CDS encoding IS5-like element ISKpn26 family transposase: MSHQLTFADSEFSTKRRQTRKEIFLSRMEQILPWQNMTAVIEPFYPKAGNGRRPYPLETMLRIHCMQHWYNLSDGAMEDALYEIASMRLFARLSLDSALPDRTTIMNFRHLLEQHQLARQLFKTINRWLAEAGVMMTQGTLVDATIIEAPSSTKNKEQQRDPEMHQTKKGNQWHFGMKAHIGVDAKSGLTHSLVTTAANEHDLNQLGNLLHGEEQFVSADAGYQGAPQREELAEVDVDWLIAERPGKVKTLKQHPRKNKTAINIEYMKASIRARVEHPFRIIKRQFGFVKARYKGLLKNDNQLAMLFTLANLFRVDQMIRQWERSQ, encoded by the coding sequence ATGAGCCATCAACTCACCTTCGCCGATAGTGAATTCAGCACTAAGCGCCGTCAGACCCGAAAAGAGATTTTCCTCTCCCGCATGGAGCAGATTCTGCCATGGCAGAATATGACCGCTGTCATCGAGCCGTTTTATCCCAAGGCGGGCAATGGCCGACGGCCCTATCCGCTGGAGACCATGCTGCGTATTCACTGCATGCAGCATTGGTACAACCTGAGCGACGGTGCCATGGAAGATGCCCTGTACGAAATCGCCTCCATGCGCCTGTTTGCCCGATTATCCCTGGATAGCGCCCTGCCGGATCGCACCACCATCATGAATTTCCGCCACCTGCTCGAGCAGCATCAACTGGCCCGTCAATTGTTCAAGACCATCAATCGCTGGCTGGCCGAAGCAGGCGTCATGATGACCCAAGGCACTTTGGTGGATGCCACCATCATTGAGGCACCCAGCTCTACCAAGAACAAAGAGCAGCAACGCGATCCGGAGATGCATCAGACCAAGAAAGGCAATCAGTGGCACTTTGGCATGAAGGCCCACATTGGTGTCGATGCCAAGAGTGGCCTGACCCACAGCCTAGTCACCACCGCGGCCAACGAGCATGACCTCAATCAGCTGGGTAATCTGCTTCATGGAGAGGAGCAATTTGTCTCAGCCGATGCCGGCTACCAAGGAGCGCCACAGCGCGAGGAGCTGGCCGAGGTGGATGTGGACTGGCTGATCGCCGAGCGTCCCGGCAAGGTAAAAACCTTGAAGCAGCATCCGCGCAAGAACAAAACGGCCATCAACATCGAATACATGAAAGCCAGCATCCGTGCCAGGGTGGAGCACCCGTTTCGCATCATCAAGCGGCAGTTCGGCTTCGTGAAAGCCAGATACAAAGGGCTGCTGAAAAACGATAACCAACTGGCGATGTTATTCACCCTGGCCAACCTGTTTCGGGTGGACCAAATGATACGTCAGTGGGAGAGATCTCAGTAA